A part of Bacteroidota bacterium genomic DNA contains:
- a CDS encoding T9SS type A sorting domain-containing protein yields the protein MKFLRLTGILLLLGILGTLNTTAQIWKPLGQGFQQIPVAVTSTNDNMYFAFVDSTTAPNKNKIFAVARWNGFFWQDLSTFVAGPESYITSVEWYKDKLYAGGFFDTVFLASPKTGLLVLDGKKWLNAARRRVEDQSPIRINALKVFDGFLYAAGGFSRIDTTRANGIAKFNGFKWEGVDGLQGGAYIGQALNLEVFNDSLFVCGNYTHAISNKSVPIFKLKGSSTIADSTSPFHSIAHLQNAKTELMAVGLGNNSDRIIYSYINGGWQSRTKGFPNLHLAVFSDLEFFDNEIWACGSFNISPKNNSIIKWSDTSWLTLDEINLTGVRFLKGFKNRFFATGNFLSFGRIQLNRVAEFDNDLAIIAGRVYHDANNNCRRDVGEKPLAGQVLRLFNGLVVTYTDREGIYFFVVPRSGTYPITILPKKYWSLSSCNPTLYQFTPATNNVIFDTADFALRLDGSIEDVGIKILPNAGYKARRGITEFYTLSYKNNGGKAISQGKLKLKIDTGFKNFSAIPPPQSITGGVAQWEFSSLDPGEEKTIAFKGKVEGASTGQIEFLADAASVNDVFGTDNYDTLQQTVDNDTIINWKYIFPEPKTGDSVTIFDINGGQHDVEYLIRFENTTNDTIQTVVVVDTIDLNLSIEYIQELGASHPYTTQVVNLPPQLGKGVLIWTFSNINLPPNLLHSSDFVDNRGHIRFKIRMSDKTPAGTLVKNKAEVWFDFATQHTTNKVYCTMDRLQSAAMLISEQGIAVYPNPATTQLTVVTEDEGESKITISDMQGRICLATQPFSGGKTDIDITGLAQGVYFLTVSTGTTTTHTKFVKQ from the coding sequence ATGAAGTTTTTGAGACTTACAGGCATACTGTTATTGTTGGGTATATTAGGTACCCTGAACACTACTGCACAAATATGGAAGCCGCTGGGACAGGGTTTTCAGCAAATTCCTGTTGCAGTTACTTCAACAAACGATAATATGTATTTTGCCTTTGTTGACTCGACTACGGCACCCAACAAAAACAAAATATTTGCTGTGGCACGTTGGAACGGGTTCTTTTGGCAAGACTTGTCAACGTTTGTAGCCGGCCCTGAATCATACATTACCTCTGTAGAATGGTATAAGGATAAGTTATATGCAGGCGGTTTTTTTGATACTGTGTTTTTAGCATCACCAAAAACAGGACTATTAGTACTTGACGGTAAAAAATGGCTGAATGCAGCCAGACGTCGTGTTGAAGACCAAAGCCCTATCCGTATAAATGCTTTAAAAGTGTTTGACGGGTTTTTATATGCTGCGGGCGGGTTTTCGCGTATTGATACCACCAGAGCCAACGGAATAGCAAAATTTAACGGGTTTAAGTGGGAAGGGGTTGACGGACTGCAAGGCGGGGCCTATATAGGTCAAGCACTTAATTTGGAAGTGTTTAATGATTCGTTGTTTGTGTGTGGTAATTATACCCATGCCATAAGCAATAAAAGCGTACCCATATTTAAACTGAAAGGCTCATCCACCATTGCCGATTCTACAAGTCCGTTTCATTCAATTGCTCATTTGCAAAACGCAAAAACCGAATTAATGGCCGTTGGCTTGGGAAATAACTCAGACCGTATAATCTATTCATACATAAATGGCGGTTGGCAAAGCCGTACAAAGGGTTTTCCCAACTTACACCTTGCGGTATTCAGTGACCTTGAGTTTTTTGATAATGAAATATGGGCTTGCGGGTCGTTTAATATCTCACCCAAAAACAACAGTATTATTAAATGGTCGGATACCTCATGGCTAACGCTTGATGAGATAAACCTAACAGGTGTAAGATTTTTAAAGGGATTTAAAAACCGTTTTTTTGCTACGGGTAACTTTTTAAGTTTCGGCAGGATACAATTGAACCGCGTTGCTGAGTTTGATAACGATTTAGCCATTATAGCCGGCAGAGTGTACCACGATGCAAATAATAACTGCCGTCGTGATGTAGGCGAGAAACCTTTGGCTGGCCAAGTATTGCGCTTATTTAACGGGTTGGTGGTTACCTATACGGATAGGGAAGGGATATACTTTTTTGTAGTGCCCCGCAGCGGAACTTACCCCATTACCATTTTACCCAAAAAATATTGGTCGCTAAGTAGCTGTAATCCTACGTTATACCAGTTTACGCCAGCTACCAACAATGTGATTTTTGATACAGCCGATTTTGCCCTTCGCCTTGATGGAAGTATTGAGGATGTGGGGATTAAAATATTGCCTAATGCAGGTTACAAAGCCCGCAGGGGGATAACAGAGTTTTACACGTTGAGTTATAAAAATAATGGAGGTAAAGCTATTTCTCAAGGCAAGTTGAAATTGAAAATCGATACAGGGTTTAAAAACTTCTCGGCCATACCTCCGCCACAATCTATTACGGGTGGGGTGGCGCAATGGGAGTTTAGTAGTCTTGACCCCGGCGAAGAAAAAACGATTGCGTTTAAAGGCAAGGTTGAAGGTGCTTCTACGGGACAAATTGAGTTTTTAGCAGATGCAGCCAGTGTGAACGATGTTTTTGGTACTGATAATTACGACACACTGCAACAAACGGTTGATAATGACACTATAATTAACTGGAAGTATATTTTTCCTGAGCCGAAAACGGGCGACAGTGTAACAATATTTGATATTAATGGCGGCCAGCACGATGTTGAGTATCTGATACGGTTTGAAAACACTACCAACGATACCATACAAACGGTGGTGGTGGTGGATACAATAGATTTGAACCTGAGTATTGAATACATACAAGAATTAGGTGCCAGCCATCCATACACCACACAGGTGGTAAATCTGCCCCCGCAATTGGGTAAAGGGGTATTAATATGGACTTTTTCTAATATTAATTTACCGCCCAACTTATTACACAGCAGTGATTTTGTTGATAACAGGGGACACATACGGTTTAAGATACGTATGAGTGATAAAACACCTGCCGGAACACTTGTGAAGAACAAGGCCGAAGTGTGGTTTGACTTTGCTACCCAACATACTACCAATAAAGTGTATTGCACTATGGATAGGCTGCAAAGTGCGGCTATGCTAATTAGTGAACAAGGCATTGCGGTGTATCCCAATCCCGCAACTACACAATTAACGGTGGTTACTGAGGATGAGGGTGAAAGTAAGATTACAATTAGTGATATGCAGGGACGTATTTGCCTTGCAACGCAACCCTTTAGCGGGGGAAAAACAGATATTGATATTACAGGACTGGCGCAAGGGGTTTACTTTTTGACAGTTTCAACAGGTACCACCACCACACACACAAAGTTTGTGAAACAGTAA
- a CDS encoding PKD domain-containing protein, whose product MKNTITILTKVLASLMVMAICLLAGNAVQAQNRECNANFELKTDGYKITAKSTGSQTTGTEYLWSFGDNTTAHNSSTEHTFKKQGVYVVCLIVKREYKFENTVRRCADTVCKRVEIKEPCRLEIGFGVELKGTVAYLKSEVKSNLNDWVYKWEFGNGHTSDRPNPEFDFKQPGIYKVCLTVVSRDGKCRETICKTIEVKRDPCHELEASYRFEIDGKNVGFVSTTKGQNLVYEWTVDGRKVSEKEGFRFEFKEPGRYTVCLVVKIKGTDCVKRICKVVEIKRPDPCAKLKVEFKYRINNSGKALFIAEAEGKDLVYEWTINGRKVSEREGFMFQFRESGRYNVCVTVKIKGTNCVKHVCKVVEVKLPEPCRLQAAFRYEVNEYKVLLYNMSKGTNLSYSWVIDGQRVSNLENYIAKLAPGKHRICLYISNRDGRCKDSYCTEIEIKRPNHRAPTGGNKGHDLVADNTPAIPEGTCNCGTEQTAQNAPVVEMALFPNPAQEVLNLTVGGVQTAEIVISNANGVMYYKGQYIAEHGATLEIAIAHLPQGYYIAKVISADGKGQANLKFYKQ is encoded by the coding sequence ATGAAAAACACGATTACTATTTTGACTAAAGTGTTGGCATCATTGATGGTGATGGCCATTTGCTTATTGGCAGGGAATGCCGTACAAGCACAAAACAGGGAATGCAATGCAAATTTTGAACTGAAAACAGACGGTTATAAAATCACTGCAAAATCTACAGGTTCACAAACTACCGGGACTGAATATTTGTGGAGCTTTGGCGATAATACAACGGCTCATAACAGTAGTACCGAACATACTTTTAAAAAACAGGGTGTGTATGTGGTGTGCCTGATTGTGAAACGTGAATACAAGTTTGAAAACACTGTGCGTCGTTGTGCCGATACGGTGTGTAAACGGGTGGAAATAAAAGAACCTTGCCGCCTTGAAATTGGCTTTGGGGTGGAATTAAAAGGAACTGTAGCCTATTTGAAAAGTGAAGTTAAAAGCAACCTGAACGATTGGGTATATAAGTGGGAGTTTGGTAACGGACATACAAGCGACCGCCCTAACCCGGAGTTTGATTTTAAACAACCCGGAATCTACAAAGTATGCCTTACAGTGGTGAGCAGGGATGGTAAATGCCGCGAAACAATTTGCAAAACCATTGAAGTGAAGCGCGACCCTTGCCACGAATTGGAAGCCTCTTACAGGTTTGAGATTGACGGGAAGAATGTTGGATTTGTAAGTACTACAAAAGGACAAAACTTGGTATATGAATGGACTGTGGATGGCCGTAAGGTTTCTGAAAAAGAGGGCTTTAGGTTTGAGTTTAAGGAGCCCGGCCGCTATACTGTTTGCCTTGTTGTAAAAATTAAAGGTACAGACTGCGTAAAACGTATTTGCAAGGTGGTAGAGATTAAACGTCCCGACCCTTGTGCTAAACTGAAAGTTGAATTTAAATACAGGATTAATAATAGCGGTAAAGCCTTATTTATTGCTGAAGCCGAAGGTAAAGATTTGGTGTACGAGTGGACCATAAACGGACGTAAAGTATCAGAACGAGAAGGATTCATGTTCCAATTCAGAGAGTCGGGTCGTTATAATGTTTGCGTTACTGTAAAAATTAAAGGCACTAACTGTGTGAAACACGTTTGCAAAGTAGTAGAGGTGAAGTTGCCCGAACCATGCCGCTTGCAGGCTGCCTTTAGGTATGAGGTGAACGAGTATAAAGTGTTGCTTTACAACATGAGTAAAGGCACCAATCTTAGCTATTCATGGGTAATTGACGGACAAAGGGTTAGCAACTTAGAAAACTACATTGCTAAATTAGCTCCCGGCAAGCACCGCATCTGTTTGTATATCAGTAATCGTGATGGCAGGTGCAAGGATAGCTATTGCACTGAAATTGAAATAAAACGACCCAATCATCGTGCTCCTACAGGCGGAAATAAAGGTCATGATCTTGTGGCAGATAATACCCCTGCTATTCCCGAAGGAACTTGTAACTGTGGTACTGAGCAAACTGCCCAAAACGCACCAGTAGTTGAAATGGCCTTGTTCCCCAACCCTGCTCAAGAGGTGCTAAACCTAACTGTAGGTGGTGTGCAAACTGCGGAAATTGTGATAAGCAATGCAAACGGGGTGATGTATTACAAGGGTCAATACATTGCAGAACACGGGGCAACGCTGGAAATTGCAATTGCACACTTACCCCAAGGATATTACATAGCAAAAGTGATAAGTGCTGATGGGAAGGGGCAGGCGAATCTTAAATTCTATAAGCAGTAA
- a CDS encoding 6-carboxytetrahydropterin synthase, which translates to MAEKPKLLYITRKEHFNAAHKLYNPNWTEEQNDAVFGRCANKNWHGHNFELFVTVKGSPNPDTGFIIDLKELKKIIRDRVIDKLDHRNINEDVDFMHGKMASIENIVVEIWDQLAEPISEHGCQLHYLKLVETERNFVEYYGE; encoded by the coding sequence ATGGCTGAGAAACCTAAATTACTATACATAACCCGCAAGGAGCATTTTAATGCTGCCCACAAACTGTACAACCCTAATTGGACGGAGGAGCAGAATGACGCAGTATTTGGTCGTTGTGCCAATAAAAACTGGCACGGTCACAATTTTGAGTTGTTTGTAACCGTAAAAGGGTCGCCAAACCCTGACACAGGTTTCATTATCGACTTAAAGGAACTGAAAAAGATTATCCGCGACCGTGTGATTGATAAACTTGACCACCGTAACATTAACGAGGATGTTGATTTTATGCACGGAAAAATGGCAAGTATTGAAAATATTGTGGTGGAGATTTGGGACCAACTTGCCGAACCTATCAGCGAGCACGGATGCCAACTGCACTACCTTAAACTGGTGGAAACCGAACGCAATTTTGTTGAATATTATGGAGAATAA